AATGGAAAAGATAAATAACTATATCCAGCCAGGAATAGGAATAAAGAAAGATTTATATCAGCCAgatgtgaaatatatttgcatcAAGTTTCTGCAAAGAAAAGGCCAAATTATCCCACCAGGTCTAGCTAGGCAATGACAGACCCTCTTTACACAAATTCTCTCGAAAACCTCGATCTAACTTCTTCTGAGCTCAGAGCTTTCCTAGTTTCTGAAAGAGAGATCTGTACAACTTTTTTCATCATTCCTTGATTGACTTACTTCATCTCTAAATTTAACTAATCTTCCTTTCGTTAAATGGCCTCCAGTTGTCTTACTTGCATTTCAGCCATCTTGGATGATATGCAGTTGCTGGAGGATCTGTGTCCTAAAACTCCACTTTGGGAGGACGAGCTCATTTACTTGAGGACATCAAAAATGTTTCTGGGAATTTTAAGTACATTTCTTCTATGTGTGAGAAAGTGGGGCGATGATGATGATGCAAATCTAGGAGGACTGGCAGTTAGGATGAAAGACTACATTTCCAAATTGGGACAGGCGATTCACAAGTTCTATCTTACTAGTGTGGAAGATGGATATAGTATGGACCTTGAGACATGTATCCCCGATGATCTAGTAGAAGAAGGGGCATCCCTCAAACAAGAAATCAAGGATTTATACAGCTCATCAAGGTTGTCTAGCAAGTCCCTGGTAAAGAAAGATGACCTAATGGATGTCATGGACTCTCTTCTGGAGAGCCTTCGGTACGTTTGCTTAATAGATGTCTTAGAAGATGATGAAGATCAGGAACTATGGGAAGACTTACAAGAGAAGCTAACATTCTTGAAAAACTTCATCTGTTTTGTTACACTTCATGGCATCGATGATGGGCAATTGGGACCTTTACTGACTCACACTAAATCTGTCGCTGTGAACACAGCAAGCAACTATCTCCTGTGGGGCTTTAGATCATTCTGGTTAGAAAAATATCTTGTTCGGGACCTGCTGCCGAAGATCATTCCTGTAGAACCCGAAGTCCATAGGACTTGTTTCCAGGCCCTGATTGCTTCAAAGATATCAAGACAACCATACGAGAAAAAAGATGAGCACATATTCAGAGTCTTCATCGATACTCTCCTAATCTATCTTTGGGAGATACTAAAGACTGGAGCTTGTGTTATGATTTCTTTGAAGGAtcgattgaaaatggtttatgaCGGGTTGAGGTCCTTGAGAATCATTCTCAAGGGGAACCCTGACGTGTTTGATGAGAAAATGAGAGATCTTACTGGACTCCTCCTCTGTGATGCAGGAGTTgttattttttccctttctctcaACGAAATTAAAGATGGATCAGTCAAGGAAATAGATCTGGAGTCTTTTCATGATTTCCTGAAAAGGATAAAGCTTATCAAGGCAATAGTTGCAGAGAAATATCCAGAAACATCATCCAAGTTTCCTCGGACTAATGAGTTGGGATTTATCGATTTTCTTCTAAAATATATCGGAGACTTGACAAATCCTGATGCTCATTCAGTTGCTCTTTCAAACTATCCAATTCATGCAATCCATGAAGAACTTGTTTACTTACGCTCCTTCTTGGGAAGAATTGTGGAATTGCGCAATGAAGATCAGGAGCTTCAAGCACTTTGGGATCGTGTTGTTGAGGTGGCATACAAGGTAGAATTTCTTATCGACTCCTTGTTGGTTGGAGACATTCTAGATTCTTCTTCAATCTCATTTGATTCCGTCGAAGAAGAAATTAAGAACATCAAAGCTGCGGCCTTGaacatttttgataaaaaaacacTTGATCTCAATGTTAAGGAAGCTACCAAGAGACCAAATAACATGCCATCACGGGGAAGCATGCCAATAATCAATGACATGATCGTGGGATTGGAAGATGAGGCAACCTCAATAATCAATCGACTCACAAGAGGATCCTCCCTTCTGCAAATTGTCCCCATTGTAGGTATGCCAGGACTTGGCAAGACAACTTTAGCTAAAAAAGTTTACAATAATCCTTTAGTTACATCGCATTTTTATACATGTGCTTGGTGTACTGTCTCTCAAGTGTATCACAGAAAAAATCTGTTACTTGAAATTTTGACTTGTATTCACTCCAAACTTCCTGAGAAAATTTCTGAGATGTGTGAAGAAGATTTGGCTGCAGAAGTCAGAAGAGGTCTGCTAAGGACTAGATATCTCAttgttttggatgatatatgggATGCTGAAGCATGGAAGGGATTGGAAGCATCATTCCCTGACAATCAAAACAGCAGTAGAGTGATCTTGACAAGTCGAAAGTATGACGTTGCTGCTTCGAGAGATGAAGGGCCTCATTTCCTCCGTCCGCTGACACCTAAAGAGAGCTGGGACTTGCTAAATATGAAGTTATTTCCTGGAAAAGATTTGCCTCCGCCAGAATTATGCAAACTGCAAATGAAAATCGTGGAAATGTGTCAAGGACTGCCACTTACAATTGTCATTCTAGCTGGAATTCTGGCAAATGAGGACCAACATGGTTGGAAAGAACTTGTGGACGGTTTAAGTTCAAGAATTGTCTCTAATACAGAACAATGCTCTGCTGCAATAGAGTTGAGTTACAAGAACTTACCTGATAATTTGAAGCAATGCTTTCTATACTTTGGAGCATTTCCAGAAGACCATGAGCACACTGCTGAGAAGTTGATTTGGTTATGGGGCGCGGAAGGATTTACCCAGAAAACTCAGTTCAAGAGTGCAGAGGATGTGGCAAATGATTTCTTAATGGATCTTATCCACAGAAGCTTGGTCATTGTTTCCAAGCAAAGATCCATTGGTGGTGTCAAAGCTTGTCGCGTTCATGATTTGCTGCATGAGTTTTGTGTGACAAAAggcaaagaagaaaattttatgCGGCTGGTGCGTGGGTATGATGAAATATATACTTTAAGAGTGCCACGCAACCTACGCCGCCTGTGCATTAACTCTAAGCCAGAGCACCTTTGCAAGTCCAGGTTATTTGCTCCCACAATCCATTCTCTAATACACTCCGATGGAGGTAAAAGGTACCCAAATCATGCTTTTGAGATTTCATCCATTTTTGGTATCTTCAAACTTGTTAGAGTGGTAGGATTGAGCAACATAAATCTAGGTACTGCTTTTCCTAGAGAGCTAGAATTACTGGTTCAATTGAGGTACTTGGCAATTCTAGGAAATATGGAATCAATTCCATCTTCCATAGCCAATCTCTCGAATTTGGAAACTTTCATCCTGAAAACATTTGTTCGGACTGTTTTACTACCTGATACTGTATGGAATCTGAAGAAGCTAAGGCACTTACAAATAAAGGAAGCCTACTTTGCATCTGATTGTTCATTTTTGTTACCCACAGACAATCTTGACGCAGCTGCAAACTTGTGTGATTTGAATACCTTCTCCCGactatctttttcttctttggatATCGTCCGCAAGGTATTCAGTAAAATTCCTATTATCCACAAGCTGAAATGCATTCTCGTTGGGGGTAAGGAACATAATTGGGTGTCAGCAGACAGGATTCTAGTACTTGACTTTCCAAGCGGACTAGAATCACTGAATCTGATGTGCAATCATTATGCATGTCTTCAAAATCCATCCCAGTTTGAGTTTCAATTCCCTTTGGCAATTAGAAAGTTGACTCTATCCTGTTTTCGTTTCCCTTGGGGCAAAATTTCAACGATCGAAAATCTTCCCAATCTGGAGGTTCTCAAATTACTCTATGACGCCTTTGATGGGGAAATATGGAACATGGAAAAAGAGGGGTTCCCTAAAGTTAGATTTCTGGAAATATTTGCCTTGAATATTGTCAAGTGGACTGCCTATGAGGGCGTGGACTGTTTTCCAAGTCTGCAGAAACTAGTATTGAAAAGCTGTCGCTCTTTAAAGGAGATCCCTTCTTGTTTGGGGAGAACTCTTGACATAATTGAGGCGTCTAATTGTCCCTACTCTGCAAGTTTTATAAAGCCACTTCGGGAGGAACAAATGGACTTTGGAAATACTGACCTGAAGATCCTTATTTCATAAGGTGGACTACTAGTCTTCTCAAGTATCTTTGGCTTGGGCAGCCACTTTCACTAATTtgacctgttttttttttcatagtcCTTTACTTCTGTACTACTACTGGCTTTGCTGTATCAGTGTAGCATCAAGATCAGTTAATCAGGTTGCTTTAATGTTTCTTATCCTGTCTCAAACTGTGTGGTGGGATCATTCCCAGGATTCGTGTTGTTTCTGAAGATTGAAATGAATGAAGCAGCTATCTTTTTTCCCCCCTAAGATTTTAGTTATGATTCCAAGAGTGTTTCACACATTCTGTAAGTTAACACTGCTGCTTAGCTGCATAATTGTTACAAATTTATTGCCTTTTCACACCATTAGTAATTTGTTTTCGAATGCCACCGATTAAATGTATTTACCTGGATTTGCCAATTTATCAATTCTTTTTTCATAGTGTTACTTGCATTACAATTTCTGATCTTTCCGACTCCTTCCCGcgaatcataaaaatatgaccCGCTAGCTCAATCTTTGTTGTTTAGCACCCTAATCATCAAATCTGAGGCCTCACAAGTTTCGTTTCAAACCAGTTTGTCCTAGAGTATAAATAAGTGAAAGGTCCAATGTAAACAAGTTTTAGTAATGTGTAAACAAGTGGGATCATGGTGtgaaaaaataagtttttcaaaaaataagtgtgGATTCCTGTTTTtggagtgtttttcaaaaattagtttttcaaatataataaaatttttaaaaagtattctACAAGgtaatttaaaaattagtttaaattttttaaaaattttaaaaaatatctcaaaatatattctaaaaactcttatactcttaaatatcccaaaatattttttaaaaatatttcaaaatatactctaaaaactttGCTATagcaaagtttttcaaaaacattccaaaaaatagttaatccaaACGGAACCAAGACTCTCGACTGATTTGAATTCAAACTTGTGAAACCCATAATCCCTAGCAAATCCAACTCGAGCCCAATAATAAGATTGAATGAGTTTTTGTACCACATCGTGCTTAGGAATCTTGGGGCTATTCCCATTACTACGTTGACTGGCCTTTCCATTTTCACCTTTGCGTTGCACATGGTGTTTTGCTGGCAGTAATAATGGCGCAAAAGATGCACGGAGGAATTGTTAATATACGTTGTTGGACGTTCAAGGCagcaaaaaaaaagtattagTTAGGGGGTTAAAAATACACAAACCTAAAAAGTTGTGGGTAGACTGGGTTTTTTAccatttttggattaaatgtggcccaaaataaataattcatgtACTAAATGTGGTGCATCTAAAAGTTTGGAGACGAAATATATCCCTAACTCAAAGTTTAAGgataaaaagtgaattttttccCATGGATAAGGTATATGTTGGAGGaacttttttgtcaaaaatatagAGAATTTAATGAAAGTACTTACGACTACTATTGGATCTTGAATTCTTGGGAAATTCTTCATTATATATTCGAGATGTTATTGTGAGTTTTCCTGTCTATTTCATGTGTATGGCATGATAGGTTGTCAGACAATCaaaataaaattacttattctaaaataaataaaaattagagTACAGTGGTAAATAGGATTATGTCCACAGGGTTTGGAATAGTTTATTCTTTCCAGAGGGACAGTTAAATAGGGGAATTTTTCGAGGAAattaaactaactaattaactcTAATAAAGACAAATAtgtaaaaattaattaaatctaAATAATGATAATGAAGGTTCTAGCCAAAGTaataacttcagaaatggttcatacaACTAATCAGTGATATTTTTTTAATCCGTTGCGCACTTGAAAGATGTAGGCAGCAGAATGAGAAATtagattttgaccaaaaaaaaaaatagaatgagaaattggagatagttgctttaagtttttttaatatttcatttttcccctaTGATGTTTTGAATTGTTTTCAAGGTTCCTAAAACATTTTCTAATGTCATTTGCAAGGTCAATTTTGATGTATCTTTTCAAATAAGTCCCATACATTTTGTCATAGACTCATTAATTTGCATTTAAAattcacaaatatcaaattagGGTTAGGCTTTAATACTTTTGAATTTTCCTAAGCTGTGTGAAACAAAAATTGAGACTAAAGGATACTTATTATGTCACTAATATATCTATAGGTTATTTCTTCATGctattttatttataattaatatttatgaCATAATGATGATGTCACCCAATTTTGAAACTGGTTCGACCTCGATCTAATTCATTGGCCCCTAAACCCTGAATTTGGTCAAGTCGGCATCCAGTTCGAATTTGAAACCATAGCTTAAAAAGATTGAGGTGTGACAGGTGTCTGATTGCCCCTTCTCTGCAAGTTTTATAAAGCCATTTCAAGAGGAGCAATTAGACATGGGAAATAATGATCTGAAGATCTTCATTTCATCCAAAGAAATGGATTACTGACCTTCTCAGGCGCGTTTAGCTTGGACAGCCAATTTACTCATTTTACACCACCGaatttttgtacttttgtaCTTTTTATGGTTGTGTTGTTTTAATGTTCTTTATCCTGTCTCAAACTGTATGGTGGGATCGCTTCCTTGGATATATGTTGTTTCTAAGGATTTAAATGAACGAAGCAGCTGTTCTTGTTTCCCAAATTTTAGTTATGTTTCCAACAAATGTTGCATTACGTTCTTTTACTAATTAGCTGCATTGTAACTACAAATTCAGTCAATCTTTTCATACCATTAATAATTTGGTTACAAAATGGCGATCTACTAATCTAATTACTAAGTTGCGACAATTTAGACATCTCTTTTTCATAGTCGTATTGTACAATTTCTTAGTCTACTCACTCAACTTCTGGTCATCCCAACTCTACCCGTAATTGGAGAGGCCCTTGGTCCCTAAAGGACAGCTCCCCAGTTTGCTGATTGAATGTTGATACTATGTGTTTAAAAGAAAAGCCATAGAAAAGACCCACGCACAGTTGGTGATGAACGCAGTAAACAGTAGAACATGATTGTCTGGGAAGGAGGGGTATGAACATAATTGTGATGATATAGACAAAGACGCAAGTAtgtaaattaaaaaagagaGGGGTTAAATCCACACCTTaaatgtcataaaactattgaAGCCCTTGACAGTTAATGGGTTTCTGCTAACTTTTTGTTTATTCTAAATTTTGCTTTCacataaaataaatgatttgctatgtagtttttttttatgaGAATAATTACTTTTCAATCTTTTTACCTTGCACATGTGTTTCAATTTTATAATCTCTTATTTTATAAAAACTATCTAATGGACAGTGAATTTCAAAACATAAATTTCATGGCATTAGTGATTTTTGGGCCATCTTATGcgtaatatacaaaattttaattttttatcagATAACAATAGATTTTACTATACTATGAATATTTCTcctaaaaaaaatcttttttttttaagatttgaGGATAATCACATTGGGGTTTTGATCACTACATGATTAGGTGAAGTTAACTAGTAGAGCGAGGTATTTGGGTAGCCACTAAACTTTTTGAATAGTCGAATTTTGACCGCTCAACTATTAATAGTACTTTTTACCCATTGAACTATGAAAAGTATAAATTTTTGAACATTTCGTCTGATTCCACCGTTAACTCTGCTAAATCTAACTATTAATAGTATATCTCATAAATCATGCGAACTATTAAATCTGATAGAGTTAATAGTAAAATCAGACGGAATGActcaaaatttacacttttaaAACAAAAGACTCAAAATTTACACATTTGATAGTTCAGTGGGTAAAAATATACTATTAAAAGTTAAGTGGTCAAATTTTGACTGTTGAAAAAGTTTAGTGCTACCCGAATAATTTGCTCTAACTAGTATTAAATGGgaaaatttatcaatttattagGTTGACTTTGACTTTTTTCTATTAATCGTTTGTTTTAACGGGAAAAATCACAATTACACTTGAAcccaaaccataagggggttatacaTAGATTTTTAAACTAAAGGGAAGGTTATGTGGTAAATTACCAAATCATAAGAGGTAAAAAGTAATCTACCCTTATATATAACATAACATACTATGAAGGCATGTTGATTAAACAAGAAGTATTGTTCTTTCTTCTTCAAAATCCAATCACATTTAGTGGTACTAGTAGAACGGTAGACTTTGTATGTGTGTATACATACATATTAACACACGTTGAGATTGTGCTCCACTAACGAATTAACAACATTATAGTTGATGTCTCATGAGAATTTATACCTAGTGCCTACAGATCATGATGCTAAGGACTCAACCAAGAGATACAATTACAATAAAACTTTTAAAACAGGGCAGCCAAGCAGAACTCAGTACTATAGAAATTGATAAAAAGTAGTAAAAGGTACGACAGGTTGCCTAGTATCGTTTTGGAGATAAACACAAAACGGAGAGCCATCAGTATAACTTGATTTTTCACTGACTGTATGGTAAAGATTTGCAAACAATAAAACCACAAGAGTTTGTTGGGATTGAAGAATATCtggaaaaaaatttgattttatttaatGTATTACTTTTTTGATGTGATTATGTGAGAtatagtgaaaaaaaaaacatattttgtgaacaagaagaaaaatttttcgCAAATCATCCTAGCTACACGAACCCTGTAGCTCTCAGATAAATGCTCAAATCATCCTATCTATGTCATCCCAAATCACCAAAAGTGacatatataagataaaaaaataattagaaaacttgtgaataataaaaaaaaaaaaattctcaaatcATCCTATCCTAATGAACAATGTTTTAAATGCTCTGGTAGTTTTGGAACTATCAATAGTCTACACTACCCCAAGCATCTCGCAATTATACATGACCCTCCATTGAATTTATCATTCCAAAGCTCTTACATTCTATACTTCTATTGGAGAATTTAAATGGCTTAAAACAACAATGTCAACAAAATTATAAAGGTATCTATGCTTAAAACAAATTCCAACTTATGGCTTCTAGCCAAAGTAAAACCAAATTCGTGATTGTCCAACAAGAGCAACATATCTTAAGGAACTGATACCAAAAGAAGCTTATACTAATATTTGATACTATGACTCTTCTTAAATTACCAAATCCTACAAAGGAATTACAACTTAGAAATATTAATGATAGGTCAAGAAAACACCCTCAAATACTGATGACTTGGGGAATACTTTTACTAACTTAAGAATACTTAAGGAGAACTAGGAAAGGTGCTCTACAATAAAAGACGATTCAAATCTAGAACCCCACGTTACCATAATTTTATACGAGTTCTAACTTCTGAAATGCTATGCCACACTAAACACTGAAACCTTAAGTAACTTGTAGCCCTACGAAAAACTTACGCTTACCATTTCTACTTGAAAGTCCTCGACTACCAGTAGCTTAGCTAGGACTTTTTTATTAGGTGGCAAAATTTTGTGTCGAAAAATGGTAATTTCCAAatgtaattttaaatttttggcttgtattttttgtttaatttctatttcttagcttttaaatcTTGATATCTGATTGTAACTcaaagtaaaatattttatcaaattttttataaaCAAGTTCTTTTTATCACTACACTACTTAATAAATAAACCAAATCTTAGCCTATCAAACAAAACAAGGAAGCTACACGTTGTCAGTATTTCGAAACAGATGTTAGGTGTCATTTACCCAAAACAATAATAAAACTTAAAGCATCCAAACCCAATAAAATTACTTCAAAAATCATTATTCAATATCCATTACAATTcaattaaaatttcaaaatgcTTCTCAATTTCAGTGTCTTAATCAAATGCTTTTGagccaaaaatgaaatttgaatATTACGTTGAGATAAAAGaatcacacacaaaaaaaataaagtgtgATAAGCATTACCTTTCTTTACAAGTTCTATATCAAACAAATTCTACTAGAACAAAAATAAGTTCATGACCtttacaaatgaatcttgtaaaaaatatattgcCTCTAACAATTGATATGCAATTTGCTAAATGAAATTACTTATagttatttcaaaaaaaattgtattttatgtatatatacgaaattaaaaaaaaaaaagtatataagTGATGGGGTTGGGCATCCGTGGGTTCTCAAGAGGCCCGTGGTTTCTCAAACCTCTTGT
The DNA window shown above is from Coffea arabica cultivar ET-39 chromosome 5e, Coffea Arabica ET-39 HiFi, whole genome shotgun sequence and carries:
- the LOC140006594 gene encoding putative late blight resistance protein homolog R1B-16 — its product is MASSCLTCISAILDDMQLLEDLCPKTPLWEDELIYLRTSKMFLGILSTFLLCVRKWGDDDDANLGGLAVRMKDYISKLGQAIHKFYLTSVEDGYSMDLETCIPDDLVEEGASLKQEIKDLYSSSRLSSKSLVKKDDLMDVMDSLLESLRYVCLIDVLEDDEDQELWEDLQEKLTFLKNFICFVTLHGIDDGQLGPLLTHTKSVAVNTASNYLLWGFRSFWLEKYLVRDLLPKIIPVEPEVHRTCFQALIASKISRQPYEKKDEHIFRVFIDTLLIYLWEILKTGACVMISLKDRLKMVYDGLRSLRIILKGNPDVFDEKMRDLTGLLLCDAGVVIFSLSLNEIKDGSVKEIDLESFHDFLKRIKLIKAIVAEKYPETSSKFPRTNELGFIDFLLKYIGDLTNPDAHSVALSNYPIHAIHEELVYLRSFLGRIVELRNEDQELQALWDRVVEVAYKVEFLIDSLLVGDILDSSSISFDSVEEEIKNIKAAALNIFDKKTLDLNVKEATKRPNNMPSRGSMPIINDMIVGLEDEATSIINRLTRGSSLLQIVPIVGMPGLGKTTLAKKVYNNPLVTSHFYTCAWCTVSQVYHRKNLLLEILTCIHSKLPEKISEMCEEDLAAEVRRGLLRTRYLIVLDDIWDAEAWKGLEASFPDNQNSSRVILTSRKYDVAASRDEGPHFLRPLTPKESWDLLNMKLFPGKDLPPPELCKLQMKIVEMCQGLPLTIVILAGILANEDQHGWKELVDGLSSRIVSNTEQCSAAIELSYKNLPDNLKQCFLYFGAFPEDHEHTAEKLIWLWGAEGFTQKTQFKSAEDVANDFLMDLIHRSLVIVSKQRSIGGVKACRVHDLLHEFCVTKGKEENFMRLVRGYDEIYTLRVPRNLRRLCINSKPEHLCKSRLFAPTIHSLIHSDGGKRQS